From the Solanum pennellii chromosome 4, SPENNV200 genome, one window contains:
- the LOC107017766 gene encoding kinesin-like protein KIN-7E isoform X2: MSSVYGEEASQYGDDHGSVAHEEKEKIFVAVRLRPLNEREITCNDVSDWECINNTTIFYKNSMSERSLFPTACAYDRVFGYDCSTRQVYEEAAKGVALSVLSGINSSIFAYGQTSSGKTYTMSGITEYTLADIYDHICRNVDREFTLKFSAMEIYNEVVRDLLTPEDTPLRLLDDPERGTVVEKLTEVTLKDWNHLKELLSVCEAQRKIGETALNEVSSRSHQILRLTVESTAKKFVGLNSSTLTAAVNFVDLAGSERASQTMSANVRLKEGSHINRSLLTLGTVIRKLSKKGNGHIPFRDSKLTRILQNSLGGNARTAIICTMSPAHSHVEQSRNTLLFATCAKNVITNAKVNVVMSEKALVKQLRKELARLEAELRSLSALAASGGSSEALKEKEDLIEKMSREIRELTQQRDLAQSRFHNFPSSGSWTELSSVSSPDKAQWLDDCAASEVSECVYPFRPDGVSAVSQYGRYGGLNSNKLGEQIPEPPEDQYLCDDTSPRLFIEKYFGPDPCKGWENSAQRTVQNLEDNCKEVQCVEVDSNTKSISSDKHSSPRKGDQESSFIDKDHNDKEPKQTSNLVVEHSSSSSSDTDSDSNNLPRSRSSEAIIINVPVSEGSEVIKENVDISSKSEEELSIKKIDIEEKHSQPELSADNVKVLSKEHNRSFTIEVKLKMSGEDCEKICAEESKMSGEDSTKICAEGEVAKSVPEKQSGYNLDDEHTSKDLENFAADSLNSENESELSPSRQWMEFEKQRQEIIELWNACNVPLVHRTYFFLLFKGDPTDSVYMEVELRRLSYLKNAFSLGAKVVKDGQIFSQAASLNALNREREMLSKLLLKKFSSKERDSLYEKRGIGLKTKRRRLQLCHQLWKDTKDMDHIKESAALISKLVGFEAQNEVPKEMFELNFSPGPKNLRSFSWKPRKA; this comes from the exons ATGAGCTCAGTTTATGGGGAGGAGGCATCTCAATATGGTGATGATCACGGATCAGTTGCACATGAAGAGAAAGAGAAGATTTTTGTTGCAGTTAGATTGAGACCTTTGAATGAGAGGGAGATTACATGTAACGATGTCTCGGATTGGGAATGCATCAATAACAccacaattttttataaaaattctaTGTCAGAGCGTTCATTGTTTCCAACTGCTTGTGCATATG ACCGAGTATTTGGGTATGATTGCTCCACAAGGCAGGTGTATGAGGAAGCCGCCAAAGGAGTTGCTCTTTCAGTTCTTAGTGGTATTAATT CAAGTATCTTCGCATATGGACAGACAAGTAGTGGGAAAACGTATACTATGTCTGGAATCACCGAATACACGTTAGCAGATATATATGATCATATATGCAGG AACGTAGACCGAGAATTTACACTAAAATTCTCTGCCATGGAGATATACAATGAAGTTGTTAGAGACCTTCTAACCCCAGAGGACACTCCACTTAGACTCCTCGATGATCCAGAG AGAGGAACTGTAGTTGAAAAACTTACAGAGGTAACACTGAAGGACTGGAACCATCTAAAAGAACTGCTGTCAGTATGTGAAG CTCAAAGGAAAATAGGAGAAACTGCTCTCAACGAAGTGAGCTCAAGATCTCACCAGATTCTGCGTTTG ACAGTTGAAAGTACCGCTAAGAAATTTGTTGGCTTAAACTCAAGCACTCTGACAGCTGCAGTG AATTTTGTTGATCTTGCTGGAAGTGAGCGTGCTTCTCAAACCATGTCAGCAAATGTAAGACTGAAAGAAGGCAGCCACATCAATCGCAGTTTGCTGACTCTTGGAACTGTCATTCGCAAATTAAG CAAAAAAGGAAATGGACATATTCCTTTCAGAGACTCGAAGCTGACACGCATactacagaattcattgggaggcAATGCCAGAACTGCCATCATTTGCACCATGAGTCCTGCACATAGCCATGTTGAGCAATCCAGGAACACTTTGTTGTTTGCAACTTGCGCCAAGAATGTCATTACTAACGCAAAAGTTAACGTGGTAATGTCAGAGAAGGCACTGGTGAAACAATTACGAAAAGAACTAGCTAGATTGGAAGCTGAGCTAAGGAGTTTATCGGCACTTGCTGCCTCAGGTGGATCGTCAGAGGCTCTGAAAGAAAAGGAGGATCTGATTGAAAAG ATGAGCAGAGAAATAAGGGAGCTAACCCAGCAGCGTGATCTTGCTCAATCTCGTTTTCACAATTTTCCAAGTTCAGGGTCATGG ACTGAACTGAGTAGTGTGTCATCTCCTGATAAGGCCCAATGGCTGGATGACTGTGCAGCATCAGAAGTATCAGAATGTGTATATCCTTTTCGTCCTGATGGTGTATCCGCTGTATCTCAATATGGCAGATACGGAGGCCTTAATTCTAACAAGCTAGGTGAACAGATTCCTGAACCTCCAGAAGATCAGTATCTCTGTGATGACACCTCCCCAAGGCTGtttattgagaaatattttggACCTGATCCATGTAAGGGATGGGAAAATAGTGCTCAAAGAACTGTTCAAAATTTGGAAGATAACTGCAAGGAAGTACAATGTGTTGAAGTGGATTCGAACACGAAGAGTATAAGCTCTGATAAACATTCATCACCTCGAAAGGGAGATCAGGAGTCAAGTTTCATTGACAAAGATCATAACGATAAGGAACCAAAGCAAACTAGCAATCTAGTCGTGGAacactcttcttcttcttcttccgaCACAGATTCTGACTCAAATAATTTACCAAGGAGCAGAAGCAGTGAAGCAATAATCATTAACGTGCCAGTATCAGAAGGATCTGAAGTAATTAAGGAAAATGTGGACATATCAAGTAAATCTGAGGAAGAGTTATCTATTAAAAAGATTGATATTGAGGAGAAACATTCTCAGCCGGAGCTTTCTGCTGATAATGTTAAGGTGTTATCAAAAGAACACAACCGCAGTTTCACGATTGAAGTAAAGCTCAAAATGTCAGGTGAAGACTGTGAGAAGATTTGTGCTGAGGAATCAAAAATGTCCGGTGAAGATAGCACAAAAATTTGTGCAGAGGGTGAGGTTGCCAAATCTGTGCCTGAGAAGCAATCAGGGTATAATTTG GATGATGAGCACACCTCCAAGGACTTGGAAAACTTTGCCGCTGATTCCTTAAATTCAGAGAATGAATCAGAATTATCTCCTTCCAGACAGTGGATGGAATTTGAGAAACAAAGGCAAGAGATAATAGAACTATGGAATGCATGCAATGTGCCCCTTGTTCACAGAACATACTTTTTCCTACTCTTCAAAGGGGATCCAACTGACTCAGTTTACATGGAGGTGGAGCTTAGAAGACTGTCCTATCTTAAGAACGCATTCTCTTTAGGAGCTAAAGTTGTGAAAGACGGTCAAATTTTCTCACAGGCTGCAAG TTTAAATGCTCTGAATCGCGAGAGGGAAATGCTGAGCAAGTTGCTTCTTAAGAAGTTTTCTTCAAAGGAGAGAGACAGCTTATACGAGAAACGGGGCATTGgtcttaaaactaaaagaaGAAGACTTCAACTGTGCCATCAGTTATGGAAAGATACCAAAGACATGGATCACATTAAGGAAAGTGCAGCACTCATCTCAAAATTAGTTGGATTCGAAGCACAAAACGAAGTCCCAAAAGAGATGTTTGAACTCAACTTCTCACCAGGGCCAAAAAATCTCAGGTCTTTCAGCTGGAAACCAAGAAAAGCCTAA
- the LOC107017766 gene encoding kinesin-like protein KIN-7E isoform X1 yields the protein MSSVYGEEASQYGDDHGSVAHEEKEKIFVAVRLRPLNEREITCNDVSDWECINNTTIFYKNSMSERSLFPTACAYDRVFGYDCSTRQVYEEAAKGVALSVLSGINSSIFAYGQTSSGKTYTMSGITEYTLADIYDHICRNVDREFTLKFSAMEIYNEVVRDLLTPEDTPLRLLDDPERGTVVEKLTEVTLKDWNHLKELLSVCEAQRKIGETALNEVSSRSHQILRLTVESTAKKFVGLNSSTLTAAVNFVDLAGSERASQTMSANVRLKEGSHINRSLLTLGTVIRKLSKKGNGHIPFRDSKLTRILQNSLGGNARTAIICTMSPAHSHVEQSRNTLLFATCAKNVITNAKVNVVMSEKALVKQLRKELARLEAELRSLSALAASGGSSEALKEKEDLIEKMSREIRELTQQRDLAQSRFHNFPSSGSWTELSSVSSPDKAQWLDDCAASEVSECVYPFRPDGVSAVSQYGRYGGLNSNKLGEQIPEPPEDQYLCDDTSPRLFIEKYFGPDPCKGWENSAQRTVQNLEDNCKEVQCVEVDSNTKSISSDKHSSPRKGDQESSFIDKDHNDKEPKQTSNLVVEHSSSSSSDTDSDSNNLPRSRSSEAIIINVPVSEGSEVIKENVDISSKSEEELSIKKIDIEEKHSQPELSADNVKVLSKEHNRSFTIEVKLKMSGEDCEKICAEESKMSGEDSTKICAEGEVAKSVPEKQSGYNLVQDDEHTSKDLENFAADSLNSENESELSPSRQWMEFEKQRQEIIELWNACNVPLVHRTYFFLLFKGDPTDSVYMEVELRRLSYLKNAFSLGAKVVKDGQIFSQAASLNALNREREMLSKLLLKKFSSKERDSLYEKRGIGLKTKRRRLQLCHQLWKDTKDMDHIKESAALISKLVGFEAQNEVPKEMFELNFSPGPKNLRSFSWKPRKA from the exons ATGAGCTCAGTTTATGGGGAGGAGGCATCTCAATATGGTGATGATCACGGATCAGTTGCACATGAAGAGAAAGAGAAGATTTTTGTTGCAGTTAGATTGAGACCTTTGAATGAGAGGGAGATTACATGTAACGATGTCTCGGATTGGGAATGCATCAATAACAccacaattttttataaaaattctaTGTCAGAGCGTTCATTGTTTCCAACTGCTTGTGCATATG ACCGAGTATTTGGGTATGATTGCTCCACAAGGCAGGTGTATGAGGAAGCCGCCAAAGGAGTTGCTCTTTCAGTTCTTAGTGGTATTAATT CAAGTATCTTCGCATATGGACAGACAAGTAGTGGGAAAACGTATACTATGTCTGGAATCACCGAATACACGTTAGCAGATATATATGATCATATATGCAGG AACGTAGACCGAGAATTTACACTAAAATTCTCTGCCATGGAGATATACAATGAAGTTGTTAGAGACCTTCTAACCCCAGAGGACACTCCACTTAGACTCCTCGATGATCCAGAG AGAGGAACTGTAGTTGAAAAACTTACAGAGGTAACACTGAAGGACTGGAACCATCTAAAAGAACTGCTGTCAGTATGTGAAG CTCAAAGGAAAATAGGAGAAACTGCTCTCAACGAAGTGAGCTCAAGATCTCACCAGATTCTGCGTTTG ACAGTTGAAAGTACCGCTAAGAAATTTGTTGGCTTAAACTCAAGCACTCTGACAGCTGCAGTG AATTTTGTTGATCTTGCTGGAAGTGAGCGTGCTTCTCAAACCATGTCAGCAAATGTAAGACTGAAAGAAGGCAGCCACATCAATCGCAGTTTGCTGACTCTTGGAACTGTCATTCGCAAATTAAG CAAAAAAGGAAATGGACATATTCCTTTCAGAGACTCGAAGCTGACACGCATactacagaattcattgggaggcAATGCCAGAACTGCCATCATTTGCACCATGAGTCCTGCACATAGCCATGTTGAGCAATCCAGGAACACTTTGTTGTTTGCAACTTGCGCCAAGAATGTCATTACTAACGCAAAAGTTAACGTGGTAATGTCAGAGAAGGCACTGGTGAAACAATTACGAAAAGAACTAGCTAGATTGGAAGCTGAGCTAAGGAGTTTATCGGCACTTGCTGCCTCAGGTGGATCGTCAGAGGCTCTGAAAGAAAAGGAGGATCTGATTGAAAAG ATGAGCAGAGAAATAAGGGAGCTAACCCAGCAGCGTGATCTTGCTCAATCTCGTTTTCACAATTTTCCAAGTTCAGGGTCATGG ACTGAACTGAGTAGTGTGTCATCTCCTGATAAGGCCCAATGGCTGGATGACTGTGCAGCATCAGAAGTATCAGAATGTGTATATCCTTTTCGTCCTGATGGTGTATCCGCTGTATCTCAATATGGCAGATACGGAGGCCTTAATTCTAACAAGCTAGGTGAACAGATTCCTGAACCTCCAGAAGATCAGTATCTCTGTGATGACACCTCCCCAAGGCTGtttattgagaaatattttggACCTGATCCATGTAAGGGATGGGAAAATAGTGCTCAAAGAACTGTTCAAAATTTGGAAGATAACTGCAAGGAAGTACAATGTGTTGAAGTGGATTCGAACACGAAGAGTATAAGCTCTGATAAACATTCATCACCTCGAAAGGGAGATCAGGAGTCAAGTTTCATTGACAAAGATCATAACGATAAGGAACCAAAGCAAACTAGCAATCTAGTCGTGGAacactcttcttcttcttcttccgaCACAGATTCTGACTCAAATAATTTACCAAGGAGCAGAAGCAGTGAAGCAATAATCATTAACGTGCCAGTATCAGAAGGATCTGAAGTAATTAAGGAAAATGTGGACATATCAAGTAAATCTGAGGAAGAGTTATCTATTAAAAAGATTGATATTGAGGAGAAACATTCTCAGCCGGAGCTTTCTGCTGATAATGTTAAGGTGTTATCAAAAGAACACAACCGCAGTTTCACGATTGAAGTAAAGCTCAAAATGTCAGGTGAAGACTGTGAGAAGATTTGTGCTGAGGAATCAAAAATGTCCGGTGAAGATAGCACAAAAATTTGTGCAGAGGGTGAGGTTGCCAAATCTGTGCCTGAGAAGCAATCAGGGTATAATTTG GTCCAGGATGATGAGCACACCTCCAAGGACTTGGAAAACTTTGCCGCTGATTCCTTAAATTCAGAGAATGAATCAGAATTATCTCCTTCCAGACAGTGGATGGAATTTGAGAAACAAAGGCAAGAGATAATAGAACTATGGAATGCATGCAATGTGCCCCTTGTTCACAGAACATACTTTTTCCTACTCTTCAAAGGGGATCCAACTGACTCAGTTTACATGGAGGTGGAGCTTAGAAGACTGTCCTATCTTAAGAACGCATTCTCTTTAGGAGCTAAAGTTGTGAAAGACGGTCAAATTTTCTCACAGGCTGCAAG TTTAAATGCTCTGAATCGCGAGAGGGAAATGCTGAGCAAGTTGCTTCTTAAGAAGTTTTCTTCAAAGGAGAGAGACAGCTTATACGAGAAACGGGGCATTGgtcttaaaactaaaagaaGAAGACTTCAACTGTGCCATCAGTTATGGAAAGATACCAAAGACATGGATCACATTAAGGAAAGTGCAGCACTCATCTCAAAATTAGTTGGATTCGAAGCACAAAACGAAGTCCCAAAAGAGATGTTTGAACTCAACTTCTCACCAGGGCCAAAAAATCTCAGGTCTTTCAGCTGGAAACCAAGAAAAGCCTAA
- the LOC107017767 gene encoding protein ACCUMULATION AND REPLICATION OF CHLOROPLASTS 6, chloroplastic gives MEALTHLSFGICTARLSPPFQLAGGAGKKPLRLNAVTGGASSVTGGTSSVPTNFSASKWADRLLADFQFLPSTTTTSDSSDFQNSTSTTSVTTIPPPVAPSDRHISMPIDFYRVLGAEAHFLGDGIRRCYDARITKPPQYGYSQEALIGRRQILQAACETLADSTSRREYNQGLAQHEFDTILTPVPWDKVPGALCVLQEAGETEVVLQIGESLLKERLPKSFKQDVVLAMALAYVDHSRDAMAISPPDFVQGCELLERALKLLQEEGASNLALDLQSQIDETLEEINPRYALELLAFPLGDEYRMKRAEGLQGVRNILWAVGGGGAAAISGGFTREDFMNEAFLRMTAAEQVDLFVATPSNIPAESFEVYGVALALVAQAFVGKKPHLIQDADNLFQQLQQTKVTAYGSSVSVYTVRENREIDFALERGLCSLLVGEVDGCRSWLGLDSEDSPYRDPSIVTFVAEHSKDDNENDLLPGLCKLLETWLMEVVFPRFRETEDVNFKLGDYYDDPTVLRYLERLEGGGASPLAAAAAIARIGAEATAVLDSVKASAIQALQKVFPAGDKEGSVRRYGDNEMNEFDIAKPFEDLGEPRDQSNFITTVGDPERKSSNYQEQDVITDRIKDASVKIMCAGVAVGLLTLVGLKLSSFRHGSSVHHSASASVSAIASDVINVDASASPVENPREVPRMDARLAENIVRKWQNIKSQSLGIDHCLNRLSEVLDGQMLKIWTDRATEIAQHGWFWEYKLLNLAIDSVTVSADGRRATVEATLEESASLTDVAHPEHNDSYSTTYTTRYDMSWANSGWKIVEGAVLKSR, from the exons ATGGAGGCATTAACACACCTAAGCTTTGGCATTTGTACTGCACGCCTTTCACCACCATTTCAACTAGCCGGCGGCGCCGGTAAGAAGCCGCTGAGACTCAATGCTGTTACCGGAGGAGCTAGTAGTGTTACCGGTGGAACAAGTAGTGTACCGACGAACTTCTCCGCCAGTAAATGGGCGGATCGTCTTCTCGCCGATTTCCAATTCCTTCCttccaccaccaccacctccGACTCATCGGATTTCCAGAATTCAACTTCTACAACCTCTGTTACGACTATTCCTCCTCCCGTTGCTCCTTCAGACCGCCACATTTCAATGCCTATAGACTTTTATAGAGTGCTTGGTGCTGAAGCTCACTTCCTCGGTGATGGTATCAGGAGATGCTACGATGCTAGGATTACTAAGCCGCCGCAGTACGGGTACAGTCAAGAGGCATTGATTGGCCGACGACAGATTCTTCAAGCTGCTTGTGAAACCCTTGCTGACTCTACCTCTCGTAGAGAATACAATCAAGGCCTCGCTCAGCATGAGTTCGATACTATTCTAACTCCGGTCCCCTGGGATAAA GTTCCGGGAGCATTGTGTGTTTTGCAAGAAGCTGGTGAGACTGAAGTAGTTCTTCAGATTGGGGAAAGCTTGTTGAAAGAGCGTTTGCCAAAGTCATTCAAGCAAGATGTGGTCTTGGCAATGGCACTCGCTTATGTTGACCATTCGCGAGATGCGATGGcaatttcacctcctgattttGTTCAAGGTTGTGAACTGCTTGAAAGAGCACTTAAGCTGTTGCAG GAAGAAGGTGCAAGTAATCTTGCCCTTGATCTGCAATCCCAGATAGATGAGACATTAGAAGAGATAAATCCACGCTATGCACTTGAACTTCTAGCTTTTCCTCTTGGTGATGAATACCGAATGAAAAGAGCAGAGGGTCTTCAAGGTGTGCGCAATATCTTGTGGGCTGTTGGAGGAGGAGGAGCAGCTGCAATTTCAGGGGGGTTCacacgagaagatttcatgaatGAGGCCTTCCTACGAATGACAGCTGCTGAGCAG GTGGACCTCTTCGTCGCAACGCCAAGTAACATTCCTGCAGAAAGCTTTGAAGTTTACGGGGTGGCGCTTGCACTTGTTGCTCAAGCTTTTGTTGGAAAAAAGCCTCATCTCATTCAAGATGCTGATAACCTTTTTCAGCAGCTTCAGCAGACCAAAGTTACAGCTTATGGCAGTTCTGTGTCTGTGTACACTGTTAGAGAAAACCGTGAAATAGACTTTGCTTTGGAGAGGGGCCTTTGTTCACTGCTTGTTGGAGAAGTCGATGGATGTCGCTCATGGTTGGGCCTAGACAGTGAGGACTCCCCTTATAGAGATCCATCTATAGTGACTTTTGTTGCTGAACACTCGAAGGATGACAACGAAAATGATCTTCTCCCTGGACTATGTAAGCTTTTGGAGACCTGGTTGATGGAAGTGGTCTTTCCCAGATTCAGAGAGACAGAAGATGTCAATTTCAAGCTTGGAGACTATTATGATGACCCTACTGTTTTAAGATATTTGGAAAGGCTGGAAGGTGGTGGTGCTTCACCTTTAGCTGCTGCTGCAGCTATTGCAAGGATTGGAGCTGAAGCTACAGCTGTGCTTGATAGTGTTAAGGCTAGTGCAATTCAGGCATTACAGAAAGTTTTTCCTGCTGGTGACAAGGAAGGCAGTGTAAGGCGATATGGCGACAATGAGATGAACGAATTTGATATTGCTAAGCCATTTGAGGATCTTGGAGAACCCCGTGATCAAAGTAATTTTATAACGACTGTTGGGGATCCTGAGAGAAAGAGTTCTAACTATCAAGAGCAAGATGTGATAACTGACAGAATAAAAGATGCAAGTGTGAAGATTATGTGTGCTGGAGTAGCGGTTGGGCTCTTGACTTTGGTTGGATTGAAGCTTTCTTCCTTTAGACACGGGTCTTCAGTTCACCATAGTGCTAGTGCTTCTGTTTCAGCCATTGCCTCGGATGTCATCAATGTGG ATGCCTCTGCCTCACCAGTTGAAAATCCTCGTGAGGTTCCTAGAATGGATGCAAGGCTTGCAGAAAATATAGTTCGGAAGTGGCAGAATATCAAATCCCAGTCTCTTGGAATCGATCACTGTCTCAACAGATTGTCAGAG GTTTTGGATGGTCAGATGCTGAAGATTTGGACAGACCGCGCAACAGAAATTGCGCAGCACGGTTGGTTTTGGGAGTACAAGCTTTTAAACCTTGCCATTGACAGTGTAACTGTCTCAGCTGATGGCCGACGTGCTACTGTGGAAGCTACTCTAGAGGAATCAGCAAGTTTAACTGATGTAGCCCATCCAGAGCACAATGACTCATACAGTACTACCTATACAACTAGGTACGACATGTCCTGGGCAAACTCCGGTTGGAAAATCGTGGAAGGAGCCGTTCTTAAATCGCGATAA